A region from the uncultured Draconibacterium sp. genome encodes:
- a CDS encoding REJ domain-containing protein translates to MKHLSLLLVAIAFFSNLPGSAQTRFNPVGDFTSAMNINLLAVKINQNNLEAGDEIGIYDGGLCVGAIVLEKNLEETFDAITQAAVAGANDVDTQQKDGFTSGNVMSFVIWDKSEEELVDIDSVKFYNPADGSEIMAQNFEVGATVYVSLRGIHNYTPNSDAGPDIELFEGEQGQLDGSGSYDANKDSILFNWIDADTLGLHSSTAASPTFTAPEVNQTTLFRVILVVNDGMNFSKPDTVIITVFNVISGPVANAGTSPVVVPERDTLVLDGGNSYDPDGSALKWQWSTTEGTIDIIESNSAVAKLVAPQVNADSTLFVVLKVTNSSELSAYDTVQVTIENVNVPPFALAQSKTVASEGEQVRLDGSNSYDPDKGPGELSYQWLSLNGGEISNENSRYATFYAPWLLADSLFLFSLTVYDGEDYSLSDTIEIKVVHTNLPPVASAGADLIVTEGAEVVLNGNSSFDPEGDTLWFQWESDYLLFDDVFAVSPTFVANEIHSDTVLFVTLKVSDGELWSDPDTLQLTIKNINKPPEWITLPKDSAYLGISYSGLIEASDPDRYDTLTISLSGLPEWLTFEAIDDHTAVIGTDSVPHSESLLGDYEIELQVSDGEFTLDTVFVLNVSVLTYVQLLNLEGFSFYPNPAQNWITVKFEEPVGGRMVVYMFDATGKLVLDKRIIQQQTILDVSKYQKGLYLLVVSSNGQFIERQKLVIN, encoded by the coding sequence TTGAAACACTTAAGCCTTCTGCTTGTTGCAATCGCTTTTTTTAGCAATTTACCGGGGAGCGCACAAACCCGGTTTAATCCGGTGGGTGACTTTACCAGTGCTATGAATATTAATTTACTTGCGGTAAAAATTAATCAAAACAACCTGGAGGCCGGAGACGAAATTGGAATTTATGATGGTGGCTTATGTGTTGGCGCAATTGTTCTTGAAAAAAATCTGGAGGAGACCTTCGATGCAATTACTCAGGCTGCAGTAGCTGGTGCCAACGATGTTGATACACAGCAAAAAGATGGTTTTACAAGCGGAAATGTTATGTCATTTGTGATTTGGGATAAATCGGAAGAGGAACTTGTTGATATTGATAGTGTTAAATTTTATAATCCTGCTGATGGTAGTGAAATTATGGCGCAAAATTTCGAAGTTGGAGCTACTGTTTATGTGTCGCTCAGAGGCATACACAATTATACCCCTAATTCGGATGCCGGACCTGATATTGAATTATTTGAGGGAGAGCAGGGGCAACTGGATGGAAGCGGCTCGTATGATGCAAACAAAGATTCAATATTATTTAATTGGATAGACGCAGATACACTGGGCTTGCATAGTTCAACTGCTGCTTCTCCAACTTTTACTGCACCCGAGGTTAATCAGACTACATTATTTCGTGTAATATTGGTTGTTAATGATGGCATGAATTTTTCCAAGCCGGATACGGTGATTATTACCGTTTTTAATGTTATTTCGGGGCCGGTTGCCAATGCAGGAACCAGCCCGGTAGTTGTTCCCGAAAGAGACACGCTTGTTTTGGATGGAGGGAATTCATACGATCCGGATGGTTCAGCGCTAAAATGGCAATGGTCAACCACCGAAGGCACAATTGATATAATTGAAAGTAATTCAGCAGTGGCAAAACTGGTTGCACCTCAGGTTAATGCCGACTCCACTCTCTTTGTGGTATTAAAAGTCACGAATTCATCCGAATTGTCGGCCTATGATACCGTTCAGGTAACTATTGAAAATGTTAATGTCCCGCCTTTTGCACTTGCCCAGTCAAAAACTGTTGCAAGTGAAGGTGAACAAGTTCGTTTGGATGGAAGTAATTCTTACGATCCGGATAAGGGGCCGGGCGAATTAAGCTATCAATGGCTAAGTTTAAATGGAGGCGAAATAAGTAACGAAAACAGCAGGTATGCTACTTTTTATGCTCCCTGGTTACTCGCCGACTCTTTATTTTTATTTTCCTTAACCGTTTATGATGGAGAAGACTATTCGCTTTCAGATACAATTGAAATAAAAGTAGTACATACCAATTTGCCGCCGGTAGCTTCTGCCGGTGCTGATTTAATTGTAACCGAAGGTGCCGAAGTTGTTTTAAATGGCAATTCTTCTTTTGATCCGGAAGGCGATACTTTATGGTTTCAATGGGAGTCGGATTATTTGCTATTTGATGATGTTTTTGCGGTAAGTCCAACTTTTGTTGCCAACGAAATTCATAGCGATACAGTACTTTTTGTGACATTAAAAGTGAGCGACGGAGAATTATGGTCAGACCCGGATACCCTGCAATTGACTATTAAAAACATCAATAAGCCGCCAGAATGGATTACCCTTCCAAAAGATTCTGCATATCTTGGAATTAGTTATTCGGGTTTAATTGAGGCCTCCGATCCTGATCGTTACGATACCCTGACAATAAGTCTATCTGGATTGCCCGAATGGCTAACCTTTGAGGCAATTGATGATCATACAGCCGTAATTGGCACGGATTCGGTACCCCATAGCGAAAGCCTGCTGGGCGACTATGAAATTGAACTACAAGTGAGTGATGGTGAATTTACACTAGATACAGTTTTTGTGTTGAATGTTAGTGTGTTAACCTATGTCCAATTATTAAATCTGGAAGGTTTCTCGTTTTATCCAAATCCTGCACAAAATTGGATTACAGTTAAATTTGAAGAGCCCGTTGGCGGAAGGATGGTGGTTTATATGTTTGATGCAACAGGTAAATTAGTATTGGATAAAAGAATAATTCAACAACAAACAATATTGGATGTAAGCAAATATCAAAAAGGTTTATACCTGTTAGTGGTTAGCAGTAACGGACAATTTATTGAAAGGCAGAAGCTCGTAATAAATTAG
- a CDS encoding leucine-rich repeat protein, producing the protein MKKALPLLLIFVLVLVNNLNAAFLRNVPIKITQPGGAVINCFASGDEFFNWMHDADNYTIIKNGSTGYYTYAVIVDGKLVASPHIVGTVNPATLGIEPGLLVRPEREQLKSAAIDDISYAPSTGDYNNIVVFIRFADQAEFTEELSSYDDMFNGAQPSLHGYFSEVSGGQLNVVSTMYPTPSGNTIVSYQDAQVRDYYVPYDSLTNPIGYINDRTEREHTLLENALNEVIPTLESSGINFDSDADGYVDNVCFIVQGATEGWSELLWPHKWSLYSKTVYISGARVWEFNFQLSDVTDVSVLCHEMFHTLGAPDLYHYNDESSNLYPVAGWDLMANDNAQHMLTWMKYQYGNWFSEIPEITASGTYKLPAVADNPFACYKIPVPESSTEFFMVEYRKKQGYDSYLYGSYDEGLLVYRVNTSVTTGNRNGPPDELYVLRPGVTESLLNGYVGDAALSADQSRTLVNDSSDPLPLLSDGSATSLSIYDVGFIGDSIEFKVGTSDTVLLGYTLTCDDVTIVNGEITASADSLPDTDIIIPETLCGQTVTRIGDNAFKAKELTSVQFPSTIESIGFMAFDNNSLQTVDLSHCANLTFIDQVAFASNSLIDVSVPESTYIGHIAFRGYNNRIATFNGQPFDGFFYGYAGGNLDYTFLDCYAGVDRNVVIPQGVKTISYTAMYASGLYSVTLSNTVTYISQHAFTYNHFSSFILPVAVGETDQVFSHWVDGNGNTYAGGESTSTFDTDYTAVFVDAHTLTCDDVTIVDGTITNCTYDYADTDILIPDSLCGQLVTGLGYGLFRFKGITSVQLPAGLESIGESAFEHNNLSQIDFSRCQNLSYIGPLAFMGNNLSSLELPYNIVLGGGVFNGNHISTLNREPFDGFFYEFNGEMYDYSVLISYAHDTATVQIPAWVERLGDHALNTCGLTNVDFSLCTGLTEIGYRAFFGNQIPSVDLSPCGLLETIGNSAFLYSGLNGIDLSMCTSLTFIGGAAFESNNFESFILPTPQIEGLQFLNWTDGFQNTRNGGDTTLNLDIWYQANFSADSLLPLEVDVFTNDALCYGDFGFLTLEISGGLGGSYGLGGFNPEAENDSNAYVVYLSLIGGGSVPMVLEDDQNNATIQLEAGSYSILVEDAAGNEVESFAVVMQPDPLELIIDQYSFMCPGDTAMNLALITIGGIDPYQYSIYKNGELYTDYTTETNHWLYGEGVYEFLAEDANGCIVVDTFILETSPMPDFSVIDVSCFSDQKASALIEVDGEPGDSYQATYTYHYNDTILYQGTSDLFESELVIGDLEFDDDPQADIFYVFSLSNSDGCLLGETSLAFEPPAEPLTFSYTEIDVRELDADIELNVQGGVAPYQIWIDGTLVQSWNQTLSTGYHSVQVVDGHLCVTDDIIYIEPFIACPQHFDLVWDGNPNEAMNIYIVDAKIDGVDLEPGDQIGIFDGELCVGYGKLEYTIEGQNILSIITSSDDGTASGFTPGNEITYKIWRCIDAKEFSGVYAQCYTSEAIATSCSPFIQGGTAYVALLANSEVNFVTDFYPGWNIFSSPVVPDSSDLEFVFSDLINTGMLIKMQDETGASLEDHGTFGGWINAIGNLHPAEGYKVKVAEYDSLYLSGQLVNYPYGIVLSSGWNIIGFPSMNIVDGMDIVQQLIDNGSLLKVQDQQGNSIEDLGMFGGWQNFIGNFWAGRGFKVKVSAPDTLWIYENYPKSGTTSKAPVKPQHFSVVYNGNGVDHMNFNFVNLGTEIMAAGDELAVFDGEDCVGAVTLLPEHLEKQVVALSASSSDGSGMTGFNEGNTYNFRLWQAGVQHEINIEPELVAGEPVFIKHESALLSMNLLEMGANELAEMVAVNCYPNPFNDAVALSIDLASDSKVEVLVMNQMGQCIHRLCEEQQMSRGNHKLQWTGTADGGGSVSSGIYYLRIHINDKMYNKKIVYNK; encoded by the coding sequence ATGAAAAAAGCATTACCTCTGCTTCTCATTTTTGTGCTGGTTCTGGTGAATAACTTAAATGCAGCATTTTTACGAAATGTACCGATAAAAATTACACAGCCCGGAGGAGCTGTTATTAACTGCTTTGCCAGTGGAGATGAGTTTTTTAACTGGATGCACGATGCCGATAATTATACCATCATTAAAAATGGTTCAACCGGTTATTACACCTATGCTGTAATTGTTGATGGTAAGCTGGTAGCTTCTCCGCATATTGTTGGCACTGTTAATCCGGCAACTCTGGGAATTGAACCCGGTTTACTTGTACGCCCCGAAAGGGAACAGCTAAAATCGGCAGCAATTGATGATATTTCTTATGCTCCAAGTACCGGCGATTATAACAACATAGTTGTTTTTATTCGTTTTGCTGATCAGGCTGAATTTACCGAAGAACTTTCAAGCTATGATGATATGTTTAATGGCGCTCAGCCTTCGCTACATGGCTATTTTTCTGAGGTTTCAGGTGGTCAGTTAAATGTCGTATCAACAATGTACCCAACACCTAGTGGAAACACTATCGTTTCGTACCAGGATGCACAGGTTCGTGATTATTATGTACCTTATGATTCGCTGACCAACCCGATTGGTTATATTAATGATCGCACAGAACGTGAGCACACCTTACTTGAAAACGCTTTAAATGAAGTTATTCCAACACTTGAAAGCAGTGGCATCAACTTCGACTCCGATGCCGATGGCTACGTTGATAATGTTTGTTTCATTGTTCAGGGTGCAACGGAAGGCTGGAGCGAGCTGCTATGGCCGCATAAGTGGTCTCTGTATTCTAAAACAGTGTATATATCCGGAGCTCGTGTATGGGAATTTAACTTTCAGTTAAGCGATGTAACCGATGTGTCGGTATTGTGTCACGAAATGTTTCACACCCTGGGGGCACCCGATTTATACCATTACAACGATGAATCCAGCAATTTATATCCTGTTGCAGGTTGGGATCTCATGGCCAATGACAATGCACAACATATGCTAACCTGGATGAAATATCAATACGGGAACTGGTTTAGCGAAATTCCGGAGATTACAGCAAGCGGAACTTACAAACTTCCTGCTGTTGCGGATAACCCTTTTGCTTGCTATAAAATTCCGGTTCCCGAATCAAGTACTGAATTTTTTATGGTAGAATACCGCAAAAAACAGGGCTACGATTCTTATCTGTACGGCTCCTATGATGAAGGATTATTGGTGTATAGGGTAAATACTTCTGTTACAACGGGTAATAGAAACGGTCCGCCGGATGAGTTATATGTTTTGCGTCCCGGCGTAACTGAAAGTCTGCTGAATGGCTATGTGGGAGACGCTGCTTTATCTGCTGACCAAAGCAGAACACTGGTAAATGATAGCTCTGATCCCTTGCCGCTATTATCTGACGGATCTGCCACTTCATTAAGTATTTACGATGTTGGTTTTATCGGCGATTCCATCGAATTTAAGGTGGGCACAAGCGATACCGTTCTTTTGGGGTATACACTTACTTGTGATGATGTAACTATTGTAAACGGCGAAATTACCGCATCTGCGGATAGTTTACCGGACACCGATATTATTATTCCGGAAACGCTATGTGGACAAACAGTAACCCGAATAGGAGATAATGCATTTAAAGCAAAAGAACTTACCTCGGTTCAGTTTCCGTCAACCATTGAAAGTATTGGTTTTATGGCTTTTGATAATAACAGCTTGCAAACTGTTGATTTATCTCATTGTGCTAATCTGACTTTTATCGATCAGGTGGCTTTTGCCAGCAATAGCCTGATTGATGTTTCTGTTCCGGAAAGTACCTACATTGGGCACATTGCTTTTCGCGGTTATAACAATCGTATCGCAACATTTAATGGGCAGCCATTTGACGGCTTCTTTTATGGTTATGCCGGAGGTAATTTGGATTATACCTTTCTTGATTGTTATGCCGGAGTTGACCGAAACGTTGTAATTCCACAAGGGGTAAAGACAATTTCTTACACAGCCATGTATGCTTCTGGTTTATACTCTGTTACTTTAAGTAATACGGTAACTTATATTAGCCAGCATGCCTTTACCTATAATCATTTTAGCTCATTTATATTGCCCGTAGCAGTTGGCGAAACCGATCAGGTTTTTTCTCACTGGGTAGATGGCAACGGAAACACCTATGCCGGAGGCGAAAGTACATCAACTTTTGATACCGACTACACGGCCGTATTTGTTGATGCTCACACCCTAACCTGCGACGATGTAACCATTGTTGATGGAACAATAACTAACTGTACGTACGATTATGCAGACACTGATATCCTTATTCCGGATTCTCTTTGTGGACAATTGGTGACAGGTTTGGGTTATGGCTTGTTCCGGTTTAAAGGTATTACCTCGGTACAATTGCCAGCAGGTTTGGAAAGTATTGGTGAATCGGCTTTTGAACACAATAACTTGTCTCAGATTGATTTTAGTCGCTGCCAGAACTTAAGTTACATTGGCCCCCTGGCTTTTATGGGCAATAACCTCAGCAGTTTAGAACTTCCATACAATATTGTTTTAGGAGGAGGAGTGTTTAATGGCAACCATATTTCAACACTAAATCGTGAACCATTTGATGGTTTTTTCTATGAATTTAACGGAGAAATGTATGATTATTCCGTACTAATATCTTATGCTCATGATACGGCTACAGTTCAAATACCAGCCTGGGTAGAAAGGCTCGGCGATCATGCTTTAAATACCTGTGGTTTAACAAATGTAGACTTTAGTTTATGTACAGGCCTTACAGAAATTGGCTATCGGGCATTTTTTGGTAACCAAATTCCTTCGGTTGATTTAAGCCCCTGTGGATTGCTGGAAACAATCGGGAACAGTGCTTTTTTGTATTCAGGATTAAATGGTATCGACCTTAGCATGTGTACAAGTCTTACTTTTATTGGGGGAGCGGCGTTTGAATCGAATAATTTTGAAAGTTTTATTTTGCCTACACCTCAGATTGAAGGTTTGCAATTCTTAAACTGGACAGATGGTTTTCAGAACACACGTAACGGTGGCGATACTACCTTAAACCTTGATATTTGGTATCAGGCGAATTTCTCAGCTGATTCCCTGTTACCTCTTGAGGTGGATGTTTTTACAAATGATGCTTTATGTTATGGAGATTTCGGTTTCCTTACCCTGGAGATATCAGGAGGGCTGGGGGGAAGCTACGGTTTAGGAGGTTTTAATCCTGAAGCGGAAAATGATAGCAATGCCTATGTGGTATATCTAAGTTTAATTGGAGGTGGCTCCGTGCCAATGGTGTTAGAAGATGATCAGAATAATGCAACCATACAATTAGAGGCAGGTTCTTATTCCATTTTAGTGGAGGATGCGGCCGGTAACGAAGTAGAATCCTTTGCAGTTGTTATGCAACCCGATCCATTGGAATTGATTATCGACCAATATTCGTTTATGTGCCCTGGCGATACCGCAATGAATCTGGCATTAATTACCATTGGGGGAATTGACCCCTACCAGTATTCAATTTATAAAAACGGAGAATTATACACCGATTATACTACCGAAACAAATCATTGGCTATACGGCGAAGGGGTATATGAATTTCTTGCAGAAGATGCTAACGGCTGCATCGTAGTGGATACTTTTATTCTGGAAACTTCACCAATGCCTGATTTTTCAGTAATAGATGTAAGTTGTTTTAGCGATCAGAAAGCAAGTGCTTTAATTGAGGTTGATGGTGAACCCGGCGATTCGTATCAGGCCACCTACACCTATCATTACAACGATACTATTCTTTACCAGGGGACAAGCGATTTGTTTGAATCAGAATTGGTAATAGGAGACCTGGAATTTGACGATGATCCACAGGCAGATATTTTTTATGTGTTTAGCCTTTCAAACAGTGATGGTTGTCTACTTGGAGAAACAAGCCTGGCATTTGAACCTCCGGCAGAGCCGCTTACTTTTAGCTATACCGAAATTGATGTAAGAGAACTGGACGCGGATATTGAGCTAAATGTGCAGGGGGGAGTTGCCCCTTATCAGATTTGGATTGATGGTACACTGGTGCAGAGTTGGAATCAAACACTCAGTACAGGCTATCATTCGGTTCAGGTTGTAGATGGCCACTTATGTGTTACTGACGACATTATTTACATTGAACCATTTATTGCCTGTCCGCAACATTTCGATCTTGTTTGGGATGGTAATCCCAATGAAGCGATGAACATATACATTGTAGACGCAAAGATTGATGGAGTAGACCTTGAACCGGGGGATCAGATTGGAATATTTGATGGCGAACTTTGTGTAGGCTACGGGAAACTGGAATATACCATCGAGGGACAAAACATTCTGAGTATAATTACCAGTTCAGATGATGGAACAGCTAGTGGTTTTACTCCGGGTAACGAAATAACTTATAAAATATGGCGATGCATCGATGCCAAAGAATTTTCGGGTGTTTATGCCCAGTGCTATACTTCCGAAGCCATTGCTACAAGCTGCAGTCCATTTATTCAGGGAGGTACCGCTTATGTAGCCTTATTGGCAAATAGTGAGGTGAATTTTGTAACTGATTTTTACCCCGGTTGGAACATCTTCTCCTCACCGGTAGTGCCCGATTCTTCTGATCTTGAATTTGTATTTTCAGATCTTATCAATACCGGTATGCTAATAAAAATGCAGGATGAGACCGGAGCTTCACTTGAGGACCATGGTACTTTTGGCGGCTGGATTAATGCCATTGGTAACCTGCACCCCGCTGAGGGCTATAAAGTAAAAGTTGCTGAATACGATAGTTTGTATTTAAGCGGACAGTTGGTGAATTATCCATACGGCATTGTGTTAAGCAGTGGCTGGAACATCATTGGTTTTCCGAGCATGAATATTGTGGACGGAATGGACATTGTACAGCAATTAATTGATAATGGAAGCCTGTTAAAAGTACAGGATCAGCAGGGGAACTCAATTGAAGATTTGGGGATGTTTGGCGGCTGGCAAAATTTTATCGGGAATTTCTGGGCAGGAAGAGGGTTTAAAGTAAAAGTGAGTGCTCCCGATACTTTATGGATTTACGAGAACTATCCGAAATCAGGCACCACAAGTAAAGCACCTGTTAAGCCACAACACTTTAGTGTCGTATACAATGGCAACGGAGTGGACCACATGAACTTTAATTTTGTAAACCTTGGCACCGAAATAATGGCTGCCGGCGATGAACTGGCTGTTTTTGATGGCGAGGACTGTGTTGGTGCAGTAACCTTACTACCTGAGCATTTGGAGAAACAGGTGGTGGCCCTGTCAGCGTCCTCATCCGACGGAAGTGGGATGACCGGATTTAACGAGGGCAACACCTACAATTTCAGGTTATGGCAGGCCGGTGTGCAGCATGAAATTAATATTGAACCGGAGCTGGTGGCTGGCGAGCCGGTATTTATAAAACATGAATCGGCCTTATTATCGATGAACCTGCTTGAAATGGGGGCTAACGAATTAGCAGAAATGGTTGCGGTTAACTGTTATCCGAACCCGTTTAATGATGCAGTTGCGCTGAGTATTGATTTGGCAAGCGACAGTAAGGTAGAGGTGCTGGTAATGAACCAAATGGGGCAGTGTATTCATCGTTTATGCGAAGAACAGCAAATGAGCCGGGGAAACCATAAATTACAATGGACAGGAACAGCTGATGGCGGAGGTTCCGTAAGCTCAGGAATTTATTACCTGCGAATACACATCAACGATAAAATGTATAACAAGAAAATCGTTTACAATAAATAA
- a CDS encoding MraY family glycosyltransferase — MEIILILTALILSFSLVLVVVPPIIRIAKAKHLFEPFEERKVHTQVVPPLGGVAIFIGFIMSSIIATDGLRFESFKYIIAGVILMFFIGLKDDLMVISARKKFIVQILSAIILITLADIRFTNLHGIFGESNIGYLTSFSITLFTMLAIINAFNLIDGVDGLAAGLGMLAAFVFGVWFYLTQNFHLSVLAFALLGSLAAYFLYNVFGHRNKLFMGDTGSLITGLLISVFVIYFNEINLTTSKEFVVGGAPAVSFAIIIVPLIDTLRVMTIRILQRRSPFSPDRNHTHHRLLTLLHSHLKVTLTIVGGNVFLIAVALGINHWGVNVNLQLIIVFLLGCILAMIPSVILRFKASRQKFRPAKA; from the coding sequence ATGGAAATAATTTTAATCCTTACCGCATTAATTCTTTCTTTCTCGTTGGTACTTGTTGTAGTTCCTCCGATTATTAGAATAGCCAAAGCCAAACATTTATTTGAACCTTTTGAAGAACGCAAAGTACATACCCAGGTGGTCCCCCCCCTTGGAGGGGTTGCCATTTTTATAGGGTTTATTATGAGCTCTATTATTGCTACCGACGGTTTACGTTTTGAATCGTTCAAATATATTATTGCCGGTGTTATCTTGATGTTTTTTATTGGCTTAAAAGATGATTTGATGGTCATTTCGGCCAGAAAGAAATTCATTGTTCAGATACTTAGTGCAATTATATTAATTACGCTGGCCGATATACGTTTTACCAACCTTCATGGGATTTTTGGAGAATCCAATATTGGCTACCTCACCAGTTTCTCGATTACTTTGTTTACCATGCTTGCCATAATTAATGCTTTTAATCTTATCGATGGTGTCGATGGCCTTGCCGCGGGTTTGGGCATGCTAGCAGCTTTCGTTTTTGGAGTTTGGTTCTACCTAACACAAAATTTCCATTTATCAGTACTGGCATTTGCTCTGTTGGGTAGTTTGGCCGCCTACTTTTTATATAATGTCTTCGGACACCGGAACAAACTTTTTATGGGCGACACAGGATCTCTCATTACCGGCTTGCTCATTTCTGTTTTTGTGATTTACTTTAACGAAATTAATTTAACGACCTCAAAAGAATTTGTTGTTGGAGGGGCTCCTGCAGTTTCTTTTGCCATTATAATTGTTCCTCTTATCGATACTTTACGAGTAATGACTATACGGATTTTACAGCGCCGGTCGCCATTTTCTCCCGACAGAAACCATACGCACCACCGCCTCCTAACGCTGTTACATTCGCACTTAAAAGTTACACTAACAATTGTTGGTGGCAATGTTTTTTTAATAGCTGTTGCTCTTGGAATAAACCACTGGGGGGTAAATGTTAACCTCCAGTTGATTATTGTATTCCTGCTTGGCTGTATCCTTGCAATGATTCCCTCTGTTATTTTAAGATTCAAGGCATCAAGGCAAAAATTCAGACCTGCCAAAGCTTAG